CGGCTGCTGCCGCTGACCTACGTCGTCATCGGCCTGATGTTGTGCATGACGGCACTGCTCGTCTACGTCGACCTCGTCAAACCGGTCACCCTCGACGCGATCTTCAACTCCGGGTAGTTCGAGAAGCTCGGGCAGTTCAAGAACGTCTGTCAGTTCGGGCCAGCGACGTCCGAGCAGCGGCTGCAGGCTCGAGCGTCGCCAGCAGGGTCGAGCAGCGGTTGCAGGACCGACGCCTCGGCATCCGGGTGACCTCCTCAGTCGCTCAATGTGATCGTCTGCACCGCGCCGAGGTGGTCCAAACTCACCGTGATCGTGGCCGACGGTGTGTCCTCAGCATCGATATACGAGTCGGGCACCGTGACCGTCCCCAGCAGCGGCGTCCGCATCACGAGATCACCGTAGGTGAAGGCGGCCGTGAGCTGCAGGTCACGGTGTGAGGCCAACCCTTTCCGCCAGGCTGCGAAGCGCTCACGACGTTCGGTGCGGGGCTCGTCGAGGTCCATGTTCGGTGCGAAGAGCTCATCGGCGACTGCCTCATCGAAGTCGATGACGAGATTCGCCGCTCGCAGCGCGGTCTCCGACTGCCGCTTCGCGACCGGGAAGCGGGGTGCAGGTGCCGCGGTGGAGGTGCGTGTCGGCCGCAATTCCGGTTTGCCCGCGGCAGACGCCCACCCGGCGTCGACGGCCTCCCTGACGACGCGCTCGGCCGGATAGTACGTTGTGTTGCCGAGGACGACGATGCTCATCCCGAGGTCCGGGAACCAGCGCATATGCGATCCGTATCCGGGATACCCGCCGGAATGGCAGACGACGCGGCCGAAGCGGGAATCGAGACGAGGTTGCAGGCCGAAGCCGTAGCTGACGGACTCGGCATGGTGTTCGCTGCGCTGGACTTCGATGAGGCGGTGCGATTGCTGATTGTCGCTGAGGATCCTCGCCCACGACCCATCTGGCAACGCCTCGGCTCCGGCCGGAGCATCCATCGTCAGTGCGTCCATATGGGCGCCCATCCACACACCGATGTCGTTGACCGTGGAGATCACTCCGCCGATGGGGGAGAAGACGCCGGGGCCGGTGAGCTCGGCGGGATGGCCCCGGCCGTGTCGGTCGAGACGGATGCCGGGAGCCAGATCGGGGAAGTCGGCGACATCGAATCCTGTGCGAGTCAGACCCAGGGGGTCGAGCACCTCGGCGGTGGTGGTGTCGATGAACGAACGACCGGTGACGGATTCGACGACGAGCCCGAGGAGGGCGTAGCCGAGATTCGAATACTCGTAGCCGGTGTCCGCAGGTGCGATGGGGATGGCGCCGCGCTTGAGATAGGCGATGAGCTCGGGGGCGGTCATCGACTCCATCCGATCGGCCCAGGGATCGTCCTTCGTGAACCCGGTGCCCATGGTCAGCGCCTGCCGACACGTGCGATCGGCGATGGACGTGCCCTCAAGATCGGCGAGGATCCGAACGAGCGGCATGTCAAAGTCCAGGCCTTCGGACGCGAGAACGCCGATCGTCGCGGCGGTGAACGACTTCGTCATCGAT
The Brevibacterium marinum genome window above contains:
- a CDS encoding serine hydrolase → MSSRASAGFTQPDAEVVVSSLEAAADSLAAQGGALAWGVFRRGGAGQTAHSDVPYRIASMTKSFTAATIGVLASEGLDFDMPLVRILADLEGTSIADRTCRQALTMGTGFTKDDPWADRMESMTAPELIAYLKRGAIPIAPADTGYEYSNLGYALLGLVVESVTGRSFIDTTTAEVLDPLGLTRTGFDVADFPDLAPGIRLDRHGRGHPAELTGPGVFSPIGGVISTVNDIGVWMGAHMDALTMDAPAGAEALPDGSWARILSDNQQSHRLIEVQRSEHHAESVSYGFGLQPRLDSRFGRVVCHSGGYPGYGSHMRWFPDLGMSIVVLGNTTYYPAERVVREAVDAGWASAAGKPELRPTRTSTAAPAPRFPVAKRQSETALRAANLVIDFDEAVADELFAPNMDLDEPRTERRERFAAWRKGLASHRDLQLTAAFTYGDLVMRTPLLGTVTVPDSYIDAEDTPSATITVSLDHLGAVQTITLSD